Proteins from a genomic interval of Brachybacterium vulturis:
- a CDS encoding Gfo/Idh/MocA family protein: protein MRIGMIGCGVISQQYLASFDQLPDVQLVAVADLDPARAAAAAEGREGVRALSVDELIADPAVDTILNLTIPAAHADVDLRAIAAGKNVYSEKPFAVTTKEGAEVLVAALAAGVLVGSAPDTVLGTGTQTARAAIDEGLIGSPIAATATMVTPGHERWHPQPDFYYTPGGGPLLDMGPYYLHALVTLLGPVASVIGAASRTRDVRTIGSGPRAGESIPVSTDTHVTGVLVHESGVLSTLVMSFDAVATSAHPIEIHGTEGTLAVPDPNRFSGDVTVHRLGGEGWEPVPTAGGYEEAGRGIGLHDMAVRGPELRASGELGQHALEVMNAVLESAHSGARIEIASHVARPEAVALEDVRAAT from the coding sequence ATGAGGATCGGCATGATCGGCTGCGGTGTCATCTCCCAGCAGTACCTGGCGAGCTTCGACCAGCTGCCGGACGTGCAGCTGGTCGCCGTCGCAGATCTCGACCCCGCCCGCGCCGCGGCCGCCGCCGAGGGCCGCGAGGGGGTGCGTGCGCTGAGCGTCGATGAGCTCATCGCCGACCCCGCGGTGGACACGATCCTGAATCTCACCATTCCCGCGGCGCACGCCGACGTGGACCTGCGCGCGATCGCGGCGGGAAAGAACGTGTACTCGGAGAAGCCGTTCGCGGTGACCACGAAGGAGGGCGCCGAGGTGCTGGTCGCGGCCCTGGCGGCAGGCGTGCTCGTCGGCTCCGCCCCGGATACGGTGCTGGGCACCGGCACCCAGACCGCCCGCGCGGCGATCGACGAGGGCCTGATCGGCTCCCCGATAGCGGCGACCGCCACCATGGTCACCCCCGGCCATGAGCGCTGGCATCCGCAGCCGGACTTCTACTACACCCCCGGCGGCGGCCCGCTGCTGGACATGGGCCCGTACTACCTCCATGCCCTGGTCACGCTGCTGGGTCCGGTCGCGTCGGTGATCGGTGCGGCCAGCCGCACCCGGGATGTGCGCACCATCGGCTCCGGGCCGCGGGCCGGGGAGAGCATCCCGGTCAGCACCGACACCCACGTCACCGGGGTGCTGGTGCACGAGAGCGGAGTGCTGTCCACCCTGGTGATGAGCTTCGACGCGGTCGCCACCTCGGCGCATCCGATCGAGATCCATGGCACCGAGGGCACCCTCGCGGTCCCCGATCCCAATCGTTTCTCCGGTGACGTGACGGTGCACCGTCTGGGCGGAGAGGGGTGGGAGCCGGTGCCGACGGCCGGTGGCTACGAGGAGGCCGGGCGCGGCATCGGCCTGCACGACATGGCGGTGCGCGGCCCGGAGCTGCGGGCCAGCGGTGAGCTGGGCCAGCACGCGCTCGAGGTGATGAACGCGGTGCTGGAGTCCGCGCACAGCGGTGCCCGGATCGAGATCGCGAGCCACGTGGCCCGGCCCGAGGCCGTCGCGCTGGAGGACGTGCGCGCGGCGACCTGA
- the xylA gene encoding xylose isomerase — MTAPTPTRDDKFSFGLWTTGWQAQDQFGAATRPPLELSAHIRRLSELGAWGFTFHDNDVIPFDATPAERRQVIDQLKSVTEETGLVIEMVTTDTFAHPVFKDGAFTSNDRDVRRFGLRKVLANVDLAAELGASTFVMWGGREGSEYDGSKDLFAALERYREGLDTVAGYIKHKGYDLRIGLEPKPNEPRGNIFLPTVGHALAFIEQLEHGDIVGINPETGHEQMATLNYTHGLAQALWSEKLFHIDLNGQHGPMYDQDLVFGHGDLISAFFTVDLLENGFPSKPGAYQGARHFDFKPSRTEHETGQYDSAAANMEMYLMLKERAVAFRQDSEVQEALSYSGIEELAEPTLAEGESLEDLLADRSTFEDFDADKAGARNFGFVRLQQLAMQHLLGFRA; from the coding sequence ATGACCGCCCCCACCCCCACCCGTGATGACAAGTTCTCCTTCGGCCTGTGGACCACGGGCTGGCAGGCGCAGGACCAGTTCGGCGCCGCGACCCGCCCCCCGCTCGAGCTGAGCGCGCACATCCGCAGGCTTTCCGAGCTCGGCGCCTGGGGCTTCACCTTCCACGACAACGACGTGATCCCCTTCGATGCGACCCCCGCAGAGCGCCGGCAGGTCATCGACCAGCTGAAGTCCGTCACCGAGGAGACCGGCCTGGTGATCGAGATGGTCACCACCGACACCTTCGCCCACCCCGTCTTCAAGGACGGTGCCTTCACCTCCAACGACCGCGACGTGCGCCGCTTCGGCCTGCGCAAGGTGCTGGCGAACGTGGACCTCGCCGCCGAGCTCGGGGCGAGCACCTTCGTGATGTGGGGCGGCCGTGAGGGCTCGGAGTACGACGGCTCCAAGGACCTCTTCGCCGCGCTCGAGCGCTACCGCGAGGGCCTGGACACCGTGGCCGGGTACATCAAGCACAAGGGCTACGACCTGCGCATCGGCCTCGAGCCGAAGCCGAACGAGCCCCGCGGCAACATCTTCCTGCCCACCGTGGGCCACGCACTGGCCTTCATCGAGCAGCTCGAGCACGGCGACATCGTGGGCATCAACCCCGAGACCGGCCACGAGCAGATGGCGACCCTGAACTACACCCACGGCCTCGCCCAGGCGCTGTGGAGCGAGAAGCTGTTCCACATCGACCTCAACGGCCAGCACGGCCCGATGTACGACCAGGACCTGGTGTTCGGCCACGGTGATCTGATCAGCGCGTTCTTCACCGTCGACCTGCTCGAGAACGGCTTCCCCTCCAAGCCCGGCGCCTACCAGGGTGCTCGTCACTTCGACTTCAAGCCCTCGCGCACCGAGCACGAGACGGGCCAGTACGATTCCGCCGCGGCGAACATGGAGATGTACCTGATGCTCAAGGAGCGTGCCGTGGCGTTCCGTCAGGACTCCGAGGTCCAGGAGGCGCTGTCCTACTCCGGCATCGAGGAGCTCGCCGAGCCCACCCTCGCCGAGGGCGAGTCCCTCGAGGACCTGCTCGCGGACCGCTCCACCTTCGAGGACTTCGACGCGGACAAGGCCGGCGCGCGCAACTTCGGCTTCGTGCGCCTGCAGCAGCTGGCCATGCAGCACCTGCTCGGCTTCCGCGCCTGA
- the xylB gene encoding xylulokinase: MTTTVLGIDSSTQATKALLVDAASGEVLEERRASHPDGTEVDPRAWLAAVDEAAGPLLERAEAVAVGGQQHGMVLLDAQGEVVRDALLWNDTRSAPQARSLIEEMGGPEASVAEIGSLMVASFTASKLRWVRDEEPQNAQRAARVLLPHDVVSLHLAEQGTTAFTDRGDASGTAYYSTATEEWKPELVELALGRALDLPRLPGSPQEVMARTPGGAAIAAGTGDNMGAALGLSLSEGDVSVSIGTSGVCAMVSPTRPNDATGAVTGFADATGRFLPMTTTINAARILEAGRALLGVSHEKMAQLALASVPGAHGVTLLPYFDGERTPNRPDARATLTGMTTSTTREDVARAYVEGLLCSLADGIAALEDRTGTAAARITLIGGAARSQAVQQLAPAIFGREVTIAPEGEYVALGAARQAAWALAGTQEPPTWALSGSRTVGAEPTPEVLGAYRALRDRTADWS; the protein is encoded by the coding sequence ATGACCACCACGGTGCTCGGCATCGACTCCTCCACCCAGGCCACCAAGGCCCTCCTCGTCGACGCGGCCTCCGGTGAGGTCCTCGAGGAGCGCCGCGCCTCTCATCCCGACGGCACCGAGGTCGATCCCCGGGCCTGGCTCGCCGCGGTCGACGAGGCCGCCGGCCCGCTGCTGGAGCGGGCGGAGGCCGTGGCCGTGGGCGGCCAGCAGCACGGCATGGTGCTGCTGGACGCGCAGGGTGAGGTGGTGCGCGACGCCCTGCTGTGGAACGACACCCGCTCCGCCCCGCAGGCCCGGTCACTGATCGAGGAGATGGGCGGGCCCGAGGCGAGCGTCGCCGAGATCGGCAGCCTGATGGTCGCCTCCTTCACAGCCTCCAAGCTGCGCTGGGTGCGGGACGAGGAGCCCCAGAACGCGCAGCGGGCCGCGCGCGTGCTGCTCCCGCACGACGTCGTCTCCCTCCACCTCGCCGAGCAGGGCACCACCGCCTTCACCGACCGCGGCGACGCCTCCGGCACCGCGTACTACTCCACAGCGACCGAGGAGTGGAAGCCCGAGCTGGTCGAGCTCGCGCTGGGCCGTGCACTCGATCTCCCGCGCCTGCCCGGCAGCCCGCAGGAGGTCATGGCCCGCACCCCGGGCGGTGCCGCGATCGCGGCCGGCACCGGCGACAACATGGGCGCAGCGCTCGGCCTGTCCCTGAGCGAGGGTGACGTCTCCGTCTCGATCGGCACTTCCGGGGTGTGCGCGATGGTCAGTCCCACCCGGCCGAACGACGCCACCGGCGCGGTCACCGGCTTCGCTGACGCGACCGGCCGCTTCCTGCCGATGACCACCACCATCAACGCCGCCCGCATCCTCGAGGCCGGCCGGGCCCTGCTCGGCGTCTCCCACGAGAAGATGGCGCAGCTGGCGCTCGCGAGCGTGCCCGGCGCGCACGGGGTGACCCTGCTGCCCTACTTCGACGGCGAGCGCACCCCGAACCGTCCGGACGCCCGCGCCACCCTCACCGGGATGACCACCTCCACCACCCGTGAGGACGTGGCCCGCGCCTACGTCGAGGGCCTGCTGTGCTCGCTGGCCGACGGGATCGCCGCGCTCGAGGACCGCACCGGCACCGCGGCCGCGCGCATCACCCTGATCGGCGGCGCCGCCCGCAGCCAGGCCGTCCAGCAGCTGGCGCCCGCGATCTTCGGCCGCGAGGTCACGATCGCGCCCGAGGGGGAGTACGTGGCCCTCGGCGCCGCCCGCCAGGCCGCCTGGGCGCTCGCCGGGACTCAGGAGCCGCCCACCTGGGCGCTCAGCGGCTCCCGCACCGTCGGCGCGGAGCCCACGCCCGAGGTGCTGGGTGCCTACCGCGCGCTGAGGGACCGCACCGCGGACTGGAGCTGA
- a CDS encoding ROK family protein, producing MQSTHLREHNLSSILIALAAASASSTPTSRAGLAKLTRLTKPTVSKLIEELVEADLVEEGAPLSTGAGRPMVPLTPARGTLLAIGLEIAADHVACLGIDLAGQVLGHRIEYRPVTAASAEEAIDLAAELVGEVRAEAGDPPVVEVVVAVPGRIAPDDGRVLSAPNLDWTEVPLVRRLLDHPQLAGLTVRAQNDNRLSVLTEIDHRPGASFIYLRGSTGIGGAVVIDGALMTGAHGWAGEFGHTVIEPGGALCRCGRRGCLEAYVSYHALRERAGLGDDTLIEDLVDALALTRDRTEVIGMIGRSLGLAIANALNILDLTTVVLSGYLAPIAEELEPVVRETVERHALAVEAGPVRIERSDGLSDPALRGAARAALQSVFSDPGAWIGRGPSTTGRRHGTAADAS from the coding sequence ATGCAGTCCACACATCTGCGCGAGCACAACCTGTCCTCGATCCTCATCGCCCTGGCGGCGGCCTCGGCGAGCTCCACCCCCACCTCCCGCGCCGGGCTCGCCAAGCTCACCAGGCTCACCAAACCCACGGTCTCCAAGCTGATCGAGGAGCTGGTGGAGGCCGACCTCGTCGAGGAGGGCGCACCGCTCTCCACCGGCGCCGGTCGGCCGATGGTGCCGCTGACCCCCGCCCGTGGCACCCTGCTCGCGATCGGCCTGGAGATCGCCGCCGACCACGTCGCCTGCCTCGGGATCGACCTGGCGGGCCAGGTGCTCGGCCACCGCATCGAGTACCGACCGGTCACCGCGGCCTCCGCCGAGGAGGCGATCGATCTCGCCGCCGAGCTGGTCGGCGAGGTGCGCGCCGAGGCGGGCGACCCGCCGGTGGTCGAGGTGGTCGTCGCCGTCCCCGGGCGCATCGCCCCGGACGACGGCCGGGTGCTCTCGGCCCCGAACCTGGACTGGACCGAGGTGCCCCTGGTCCGCCGACTGCTCGATCATCCGCAGCTCGCAGGCCTGACGGTGCGGGCCCAGAACGACAACCGCCTGTCGGTCCTCACCGAGATCGACCACCGACCGGGCGCGTCCTTCATCTACCTGCGCGGCTCGACCGGGATCGGCGGTGCGGTCGTGATCGACGGAGCGCTGATGACCGGCGCCCACGGCTGGGCCGGCGAATTCGGGCACACCGTCATCGAGCCCGGGGGCGCCCTGTGCCGCTGCGGCCGTCGCGGCTGCCTCGAGGCCTACGTCTCCTATCACGCACTGCGCGAGCGCGCGGGCCTCGGCGACGACACCCTCATCGAGGACCTGGTCGACGCGCTCGCGCTCACCCGGGACCGGACCGAGGTGATCGGCATGATCGGACGCTCGCTCGGGCTCGCGATCGCCAATGCCCTGAACATCCTGGACCTGACCACCGTGGTCCTGTCGGGATACCTGGCCCCCATCGCGGAGGAGCTGGAGCCGGTGGTGCGCGAGACCGTGGAACGCCATGCACTGGCCGTCGAGGCCGGTCCGGTGCGCATCGAGCGGTCCGACGGCCTCAGCGACCCGGCCCTGCGCGGCGCGGCGCGGGCCGCGCTGCAGTCGGTGTTCAGCGATCCGGGGGCGTGGATCGGGCGGGGGCCGTCCACCACTGGTCGACGTCATGGAACGGCTGCCGATGCCTCCTGA
- a CDS encoding ThuA domain-containing protein, producing the protein MTTPRTCLVVRGGWDGHQPVEATDLFIPFLEENGFAVRIEDSPAIYADAEYMATVDLILQCNTMSTIERPQFEGLRAAIEAGTGMAGWHGGIADSYRNESDYLTLIGGQFGCHPGTHPDERQGEQADNYVPYTVNLLPAAAEHPITAGISDFDLVTEQYWVLSDDYIDVLATTTQKVRDWDPWHREVTSPALWTRQWGKGRIFVATPGHRVEVLKDPSVRTVIERGLLWAARGSGQPYGEHAPRRAAASTTAEGATR; encoded by the coding sequence ATGACCACCCCTCGCACCTGCCTCGTCGTCCGCGGCGGCTGGGACGGGCACCAGCCCGTCGAAGCCACCGACCTGTTCATCCCGTTCCTCGAGGAGAACGGGTTCGCGGTGCGGATCGAGGACTCCCCCGCGATCTACGCCGACGCCGAGTACATGGCCACGGTCGATCTGATCCTCCAGTGCAACACCATGAGCACCATCGAGCGGCCCCAGTTCGAGGGTCTCCGCGCCGCGATCGAGGCGGGCACGGGCATGGCCGGCTGGCACGGCGGCATCGCCGACTCCTACCGGAACGAATCCGACTACCTCACCCTCATCGGCGGCCAGTTCGGCTGCCATCCGGGCACGCATCCCGATGAGCGCCAGGGCGAGCAGGCGGACAACTACGTCCCCTACACGGTGAACCTGCTGCCCGCCGCCGCGGAGCATCCCATCACCGCGGGGATCAGCGACTTCGACCTGGTCACCGAGCAGTACTGGGTGCTGTCCGACGACTACATCGACGTGCTGGCCACCACCACCCAGAAGGTGCGGGACTGGGATCCGTGGCACCGCGAGGTGACCTCGCCGGCGCTGTGGACCCGCCAGTGGGGCAAGGGGCGGATCTTCGTGGCCACCCCCGGCCACCGGGTCGAGGTGCTCAAGGATCCGTCCGTGCGCACCGTGATCGAGCGCGGCCTGCTGTGGGCCGCCCGCGGCTCCGGGCAGCCCTACGGCGAGCACGCTCCCCGCCGCGCCGCCGCCTCCACCACCGCTGAGGGGGCGACCCGATGA
- a CDS encoding Gfo/Idh/MocA family protein: MTTPSTSPRPLRIGMVGYGFMGAAHSHAWRTAHRFFELPLTPVLATLAGRTEATLVAAAERFGFAQTTTRWQDLVEDPEIDVIDICTPGDTHVEIAIAALAAGKHVLCEKPLANSVEQSEQMTTAAAQARAQGARTMCGFSYRRTPALAYARQLVAEGAVGEIRQVRAQYLQDWLSDVDAPMTWRLDRDKAGSGALGDIGAHIVDLTQWITGQQIASVSGTLQTVVPTRPAAGTAQGLGGTGEASGERREVTVDDLALFTARFDSGVLGSFEATRMAQGRKNAMRVEINGSAGSIAFDFERMNELEVYDATAPAGRQGFTRILTTEPEHPYAAHWWPTGHGLGYEHTFTHQIADLVTAIGEGTDPSPSFEEALQVQRVLAAVEASASDGSSWRSTDPETTQESTR; this comes from the coding sequence ATGACCACCCCCTCCACGTCACCCCGACCGCTGCGCATCGGCATGGTCGGCTACGGCTTCATGGGCGCCGCCCACTCCCACGCCTGGCGCACCGCCCACCGCTTCTTCGAGCTGCCGCTGACCCCGGTGCTCGCGACCCTCGCCGGACGCACCGAGGCCACCCTGGTCGCGGCCGCCGAGCGCTTCGGCTTCGCACAGACCACCACCCGCTGGCAGGACCTCGTCGAGGATCCCGAGATCGACGTCATCGACATCTGCACCCCCGGTGACACGCACGTCGAGATCGCGATCGCCGCGCTCGCGGCCGGCAAGCACGTGCTGTGCGAGAAGCCGCTGGCGAACTCGGTCGAGCAGTCCGAGCAGATGACCACCGCCGCGGCACAAGCCCGCGCGCAGGGCGCCCGCACGATGTGCGGCTTCTCCTACCGCCGCACCCCGGCGCTGGCGTATGCGCGTCAGCTCGTCGCCGAGGGTGCCGTGGGCGAGATCCGGCAGGTCCGTGCCCAGTACCTGCAGGACTGGCTCTCCGACGTCGACGCCCCGATGACCTGGCGGCTGGACCGGGACAAGGCCGGCTCCGGGGCGCTGGGCGACATCGGCGCCCACATCGTCGACCTCACCCAGTGGATCACCGGCCAGCAGATCGCCTCGGTCTCCGGCACCCTGCAGACCGTGGTCCCCACCCGCCCGGCGGCCGGCACCGCGCAGGGCCTCGGCGGCACGGGCGAAGCCTCCGGCGAGCGCCGTGAGGTGACGGTGGACGATCTCGCCCTGTTCACCGCCCGCTTCGATTCCGGGGTGCTCGGCTCCTTCGAGGCCACCCGCATGGCGCAGGGCCGCAAGAACGCGATGCGCGTGGAGATCAACGGCTCGGCCGGCTCGATCGCCTTCGACTTCGAGCGGATGAACGAGCTGGAGGTCTACGACGCCACCGCCCCGGCGGGCCGGCAGGGCTTCACCCGCATCCTCACCACCGAGCCCGAGCACCCCTACGCGGCGCACTGGTGGCCAACCGGCCACGGGCTGGGCTACGAGCACACCTTCACCCACCAGATCGCCGACCTCGTCACGGCGATCGGCGAGGGCACCGACCCCTCGCCCTCCTTCGAGGAGGCGCTGCAGGTCCAGCGCGTCCTGGCCGCCGTCGAGGCCAGCGCTAGCGATGGCAGCAGCTGGAGGAGCACCGATCCCGAGACCACCCAGGAGAGCACCCGATGA
- a CDS encoding MalY/PatB family protein: protein MIQDPRIDSSVHGRLLRGGDETTIPLHVAELQFPTAEPIIEELTALGRTGEYGYTESHEDFELIVQDWCRRRHRWEIEPQHVLLVPRVVHLLALLARTRFPRPPVVVTLSPQYGPTLEVLQRNGCEIRTVPLVESDGTWAIDMDGLAAELVGADVLLLCSPHNPTGTVWPREVLESVAGHCAAHDVLVVADEVHCDSVREGAHVPFGAVARNGQRWLSCIAPGKAFNLAGLETSAVICSDPELVHWLKTSLRAGGFHNAGVFGLRALKVAWTECDQWLDRTQARLQSVMDRACAQLREKLPGLRPVPTGGTFLLWIDARAVGDEHELRRWFVDEARVIPGFGSDFGAAHDGWLRLNLGVTEAALDDVLERLVRTAPVAALPTRAG, encoded by the coding sequence ATGATCCAGGACCCGAGAATCGACAGCTCCGTCCACGGACGTCTGCTCCGCGGCGGCGACGAGACGACGATCCCCCTGCACGTCGCGGAGCTCCAGTTCCCCACAGCGGAACCGATCATCGAGGAGCTCACGGCTCTGGGGAGGACGGGCGAGTACGGGTACACGGAGTCGCACGAGGACTTCGAACTCATCGTCCAGGACTGGTGTCGCCGACGGCACCGGTGGGAGATCGAGCCGCAGCACGTCCTGTTGGTCCCGCGAGTGGTGCACCTCCTGGCCCTTCTCGCGCGCACGAGGTTCCCGCGGCCGCCGGTGGTGGTCACGCTGTCGCCGCAGTACGGCCCGACCCTCGAGGTGCTGCAGCGCAATGGCTGCGAGATCCGAACGGTCCCCCTGGTCGAGTCCGACGGGACCTGGGCGATCGATATGGACGGTCTGGCAGCGGAGCTGGTCGGAGCGGATGTTCTCCTGCTGTGCTCGCCCCACAATCCGACGGGAACGGTCTGGCCACGCGAGGTGCTCGAGTCCGTCGCCGGGCACTGCGCGGCGCACGACGTCCTGGTGGTCGCGGACGAGGTGCATTGCGATTCCGTGCGGGAGGGGGCCCATGTCCCCTTCGGGGCCGTGGCGCGGAACGGGCAGCGGTGGCTCAGCTGCATCGCGCCCGGCAAGGCGTTCAACCTCGCTGGACTGGAGACCAGCGCGGTGATCTGCTCCGATCCGGAGCTCGTGCACTGGCTGAAGACGTCCCTGCGGGCGGGTGGATTCCACAACGCAGGCGTGTTCGGTCTGCGAGCACTGAAGGTGGCGTGGACGGAGTGCGACCAGTGGTTGGACCGCACTCAGGCGCGACTGCAGTCCGTGATGGATCGAGCCTGCGCACAGCTCCGCGAGAAGCTGCCGGGCCTGCGCCCGGTTCCGACCGGAGGCACGTTCCTGCTGTGGATCGATGCCCGTGCTGTCGGCGATGAGCACGAACTGCGCAGATGGTTCGTCGACGAAGCCCGGGTGATCCCCGGCTTCGGCTCGGATTTCGGCGCCGCCCACGACGGCTGGTTGCGACTGAACCTCGGGGTCACGGAGGCCGCGCTCGATGACGTGCTCGAGCGGCTGGTGCGAACGGCTCCGGTGGCCGCGCTCCCGACGCGAGCCGGCTGA
- a CDS encoding ThiF family adenylyltransferase — protein MNATAPAAQSLPPLVAPGPELAPEQLQRYRRQITLPQIGTLGQRRLRAASVLVVGAGGLGSPALQYLAGAGIGTLGIVDDDLVDTSNLHRQVIHTTPAIGSPKTASAAAAVHALNPEVRVRTHPERLTPETVTGLVENYDLVLDGSDNFATRYAVADASEITGVPVVWAAVLRGQGQVSVFWPGRGAHYRDVFPEPPAPGEVPSCAEGGVLGTLPGLLGMIMGAQVIQLVTGTGAPLVGRLLLWDEATSTSRTLRLVPDPHRTRSTRVEVPAAADPSCRSGVPAASETLDVPALRSLLASGADVTLIDVREDWEHAAGMIEGAIPLPLTQILEHGEHALPTGRGGGEIVLYCQAGTRSATALERLRPAWKGREGRVRHLDGGYAAWTAPTPPGTTPGRPR, from the coding sequence ATGAACGCCACCGCCCCGGCCGCGCAGTCCCTGCCGCCGCTGGTCGCCCCGGGCCCGGAGCTGGCGCCGGAGCAGCTGCAGCGCTACCGCCGCCAGATCACGCTGCCGCAGATCGGCACCCTCGGACAGCGACGCCTGCGCGCGGCCTCGGTCCTGGTGGTCGGCGCGGGAGGGCTCGGCTCCCCGGCGCTGCAGTACCTCGCCGGGGCCGGTATCGGCACTCTCGGGATCGTCGACGACGACCTCGTCGACACCTCCAATCTGCACCGCCAGGTCATCCACACCACCCCGGCCATCGGATCGCCCAAGACGGCCTCCGCGGCCGCAGCCGTCCACGCCCTCAACCCCGAGGTCCGGGTGCGCACTCATCCCGAGCGGCTCACCCCCGAAACGGTCACCGGCCTCGTCGAGAACTATGACCTGGTGCTCGACGGCAGCGACAACTTCGCCACCCGCTATGCCGTCGCCGACGCCAGCGAGATCACCGGGGTGCCGGTGGTCTGGGCCGCTGTGCTGCGAGGCCAAGGGCAGGTCAGCGTGTTCTGGCCGGGACGCGGCGCCCACTACCGCGACGTCTTCCCCGAGCCCCCGGCCCCGGGCGAGGTGCCCTCCTGCGCGGAAGGCGGAGTGCTCGGCACGCTGCCGGGCCTGCTCGGGATGATCATGGGGGCGCAGGTGATCCAGCTGGTCACCGGCACCGGTGCACCGCTGGTCGGCAGGCTGCTGCTCTGGGACGAGGCCACCAGCACCTCCCGAACCCTGCGGCTCGTACCGGACCCGCACCGCACGAGGTCCACCCGGGTGGAGGTGCCGGCCGCCGCCGACCCCTCATGCCGATCCGGCGTGCCCGCTGCGAGCGAGACGCTCGACGTGCCCGCACTGCGGTCGCTTCTCGCCTCGGGAGCCGACGTCACGCTCATCGACGTGCGCGAGGACTGGGAGCATGCCGCCGGGATGATCGAGGGCGCGATCCCGCTCCCGCTGACGCAGATCCTCGAGCACGGCGAGCACGCACTTCCCACGGGACGAGGCGGGGGCGAGATCGTGCTGTACTGCCAGGCCGGGACCCGCTCCGCCACCGCACTGGAACGCCTGCGACCCGCATGGAAGGGACGCGAGGGCCGAGTGAGGCACCTCGACGGCGGCTACGCGGCCTGGACGGCGCCGACGCCGCCGGGGACCACTCCGGGACGCCCGCGGTGA
- the nhaC gene encoding Na+/H+ antiporter NhaC: MNDTHDASEGGAGAAELQQSATGTHRRPTLLIALIPIVGMAVFLGVGYLAFGLNAEPMIILSAIVAGIVARSLGWSWDEMIDSVADKMRKTWPAILILVCVGLLIGAWMAGGTIPMMIYWGLKLISPKFIGLTALFVTSIVALATGTSWGAVGTIGVAFMGVAIGMDASLPLVAGAVVAGAYFGDKMSPLSDTTNLASMITQVNLYEHIANLLWTTLPAYVASAVVFLFVGLSTSGAGGVSSSTVEGMLVALDSGFEFNLVILLPVLVILAGSLLRLPTIPVMLTASAVAMINALAFQGIALQDVFDAIVNGFDLEMITRGRFDAAAGGEDLATLLNRGGMNSMMGTLLIAFCAIAFAGIVDVTGSLQVLVERLLSGVRNTFGLVAATVVTCLTTIGVTCNGQISIILPGEIFHPEYVKRGVHPKVLGRTIEDSASVIEPLLPWTAAGAYMAATLGVPTIEYLPWAVQNWAAVLVALVLAATGLGITRLRGRDAGKEERSELPTTT, from the coding sequence ATGAACGACACGCACGACGCGAGCGAAGGGGGAGCAGGGGCGGCTGAGCTCCAGCAGTCCGCGACAGGCACGCACCGCAGACCGACACTCCTGATCGCCTTGATCCCCATCGTCGGCATGGCCGTATTCCTCGGTGTCGGGTACCTCGCCTTCGGGTTGAACGCCGAGCCGATGATCATCCTCTCTGCGATCGTCGCAGGGATCGTCGCCAGATCCCTGGGGTGGTCCTGGGACGAGATGATCGACTCTGTCGCGGACAAGATGAGGAAGACATGGCCCGCGATCCTGATCCTCGTCTGCGTCGGGCTCCTCATCGGTGCGTGGATGGCCGGGGGAACGATCCCGATGATGATCTATTGGGGGCTGAAGCTCATCAGCCCTAAGTTCATCGGGCTCACTGCCCTGTTCGTCACGTCGATCGTCGCGCTGGCAACCGGCACGTCATGGGGTGCTGTAGGCACGATCGGCGTGGCCTTCATGGGAGTCGCGATCGGGATGGACGCCAGTCTTCCCCTCGTGGCCGGGGCCGTCGTCGCGGGCGCGTACTTCGGCGACAAGATGTCGCCGCTGTCGGACACGACGAATCTGGCGTCGATGATCACTCAGGTCAATCTGTACGAGCACATCGCCAATCTTCTCTGGACCACTCTTCCAGCGTATGTCGCGTCGGCCGTGGTGTTCCTCTTCGTCGGCCTGAGCACGTCGGGCGCCGGCGGTGTCTCCTCGTCGACCGTCGAGGGGATGCTGGTCGCGCTCGACAGCGGGTTCGAGTTCAACCTCGTGATCCTGCTCCCCGTGCTCGTGATCCTGGCCGGGTCGCTGCTCCGGCTGCCGACGATCCCGGTGATGCTGACGGCTTCTGCGGTCGCGATGATCAACGCTCTCGCCTTCCAGGGCATCGCGCTGCAGGACGTGTTCGACGCGATCGTCAACGGGTTCGATCTGGAGATGATCACCCGTGGAAGGTTCGATGCCGCGGCCGGGGGCGAGGACCTCGCCACCCTCCTCAACCGCGGAGGGATGAACTCGATGATGGGGACGCTCCTGATCGCGTTCTGCGCGATAGCGTTCGCCGGGATCGTCGACGTCACGGGATCGCTGCAGGTCCTCGTGGAGCGTCTTCTCTCCGGCGTGAGGAACACCTTCGGTCTGGTGGCTGCCACGGTGGTCACGTGCCTGACCACGATCGGAGTGACGTGCAACGGGCAGATCTCGATCATCTTGCCGGGGGAGATCTTCCACCCCGAGTACGTGAAGCGCGGTGTGCACCCGAAGGTGCTGGGCCGGACCATCGAGGACTCGGCGAGCGTGATCGAGCCGCTCCTGCCTTGGACCGCGGCCGGTGCGTACATGGCCGCCACGCTCGGCGTCCCGACGATCGAATACCTCCCCTGGGCAGTGCAGAACTGGGCGGCCGTGCTGGTCGCGCTCGTGCTGGCCGCCACGGGCCTCGGCATCACCCGGCTGAGGGGACGCGACGCAGGGAAGGAGGAGCGATCCGAGCTGCCGACCACCACCTGA